CCGGGATGAAGGGGAGGCGATTCATGGAAGTTCCATGGGAGGGAAGACTCGGGCAGGGCCAGTTCGATGCGCGGATGCCCGAATGTTCATGTGGAGTTGTGACTGCGGTAATCGGCTGAGACTTTGATTTTGTATGACAGCGGACCTCCGATCCGTCGTGACGCGTTGAATGGCTGGCCACTCCTGCGTTGAGGGGCGTCCTCCCTTTTTGTCGCCGCACAGGCTCACCGCTCACCGTATTGGACGGACTTGTGGCGGTGACTCGCGGGGCCTTTCCTGCCCGAGGGAACTCGTCGGGTGTCGGGATGACAGTGCGTGGTCTGTCTGGGAAATGCAAATCCGCGGATGGTGGCGCGGCGCGACTGCTTTGTAATGCGGGTCCGACGCGTAGAATCAGGTGAGCTTGGTGGACTGTACCGCCAAGAGATGGGGGCTCTGGACCTGTCGTGATTCAATGTCTTGTTTCAGGGGGAGGCGTCGGTTTGTTCCCCCGGTCCTTCATCGCTCCGCACACCTGATTGACGGATGCTGTCCACATCCGTCCGAACACTCGGCGTCGTGGCAAGAGAACACCTCAGTCAGCCCGGCACCCAGGACCTCTGGTTGACGCGTCGCGAGCGTTGATGGCGAAGCAGGAGTTCTTCGTTCGGGAGTACCTGAAGGACTCCATCGGGAAGCAGGCCGTCATCCCTGCCGGGTACTCGGAGCACTCCCCCGAGGT
This genomic stretch from Myxococcus fulvus harbors:
- a CDS encoding terminase small subunit, whose amino-acid sequence is MAKQEFFVREYLKDSIGKQAVIPAGYSEHSPEVTASRWAGTAPCCR